In Malus sylvestris chromosome 15, drMalSylv7.2, whole genome shotgun sequence, a single genomic region encodes these proteins:
- the LOC126601429 gene encoding mitogen-activated protein kinase kinase 6-like isoform X2 encodes MSQLKKPTSSPFCQSLHLSLSLFCVTASGTFHDGDLLLNLKGLRLISEEKETPDQSSDSKELNFEITLEDLETIKVIGKGSGGVVQLVRHKWVGTLFALKVIQMNIQEEIRKQIVQELKINQAAQCPHVVVCHHSFYHNGAISLVLEYMNRGSLADVIGQVNTILEPYLAVVCKQVLQGLVYLHNKRHVIHRDIKPSNLLVNHEGQVKITDFGVSASLASSMGLRDTFVGTYNYMSPERISGSTYDYSCDIWSLGLVVLECAIGRFPYMQSEDQQSWPSFYELLEAIVESPPPSAPPDQFSPEFCSFVSACIQKDPQHRSSCLDLLSHPFIKKFEDKDIDLEILVGSLEPPVNFPR; translated from the exons ATGTCCCAGCTCAAGAAGCCGACATCAAGTCCTTTCTGTCAGtcactccatctctctctctctctcttctgtgt GACTGCCAGTGGCACATTTCATGACGGCGATCTGCTTCTGAACCTGAAAGGATTGCGGCTTATATCTGAAGAGAAGGAGACCCCA GATCAATCTTCTGACAGTAAGGAGCTCAACTTTGAAATTACATTGGAAGACCTTGAGACTATCAAAGTTATCGGGAAGGGAAGTGGGGGTGTAGTACAACTTGTTCGTCATAAATGGGTCGGAACACTATTCGCCTTGAAG GTGATCCAGATGAACATACAAGAGGAAATTCGTAAACAGATTGTGCAGGAGCTAAAAATAAACCAAGCAGCACAATGTCCACATGTGGTGGTTTGTCACCACTCATTCTATCACAATGGGGCCATTTCTCTTGTGTTAGAATACATGAATCGGGGATCTCTTGCAGATGTGATCGGACAAGTTAATACAATTCTTGAACCATATCTTGCAGTCGTTTGTAAACAG GTTTTACAAGGTCTTGTCTATCTGCATAACAAAAGGCATGTAATACATAGAGACATAAAACCGTCCAACCTGCTTGTAAACCATGAAGGGCAGGTAAAGATTACTGATTTCGGTGTGAGTGCTTCACTAGCTAGCTCTATGGGTCTAAGAGACACATTTGTTGGTACTTACAATTACATGTCG CCGGAGCGAATTAGCGGGAGTACTTATGACTATAGCTGTGATATTTGGAGTTTAGGTTTGGTGGTACTGGAGTGTGCTATAGGGAGGTTTCCTTACATGCAATCTGAAGATCAACAAAGCTGGCCAAGCTTTTATGAGCTTTTGGAGGCAATTGTGGAAAGTCCACCACCTTCAGCTCCTCCGGATCAGTTCTCCCCCGAGTTCTGTTCTTTTGTGTCTGCCTG CATAcagaaggatcctcaacacagATCATCATGTTTGGACCTTTTG AGTCAC
- the LOC126601429 gene encoding mitogen-activated protein kinase kinase 6-like isoform X1 has translation MKTKTPLNLNLKQLKLNVPAQEADIKSFLTASGTFHDGDLLLNLKGLRLISEEKETPDQSSDSKELNFEITLEDLETIKVIGKGSGGVVQLVRHKWVGTLFALKVIQMNIQEEIRKQIVQELKINQAAQCPHVVVCHHSFYHNGAISLVLEYMNRGSLADVIGQVNTILEPYLAVVCKQVLQGLVYLHNKRHVIHRDIKPSNLLVNHEGQVKITDFGVSASLASSMGLRDTFVGTYNYMSPERISGSTYDYSCDIWSLGLVVLECAIGRFPYMQSEDQQSWPSFYELLEAIVESPPPSAPPDQFSPEFCSFVSACIQKDPQHRSSCLDLLSHPFIKKFEDKDIDLEILVGSLEPPVNFPR, from the exons ATGAAGACTAAGACGCCattgaatttgaacttgaaGCAGCTGAAGCTCAATGTCCCAGCTCAAGAAGCCGACATCAAGTCCTTTCT GACTGCCAGTGGCACATTTCATGACGGCGATCTGCTTCTGAACCTGAAAGGATTGCGGCTTATATCTGAAGAGAAGGAGACCCCA GATCAATCTTCTGACAGTAAGGAGCTCAACTTTGAAATTACATTGGAAGACCTTGAGACTATCAAAGTTATCGGGAAGGGAAGTGGGGGTGTAGTACAACTTGTTCGTCATAAATGGGTCGGAACACTATTCGCCTTGAAG GTGATCCAGATGAACATACAAGAGGAAATTCGTAAACAGATTGTGCAGGAGCTAAAAATAAACCAAGCAGCACAATGTCCACATGTGGTGGTTTGTCACCACTCATTCTATCACAATGGGGCCATTTCTCTTGTGTTAGAATACATGAATCGGGGATCTCTTGCAGATGTGATCGGACAAGTTAATACAATTCTTGAACCATATCTTGCAGTCGTTTGTAAACAG GTTTTACAAGGTCTTGTCTATCTGCATAACAAAAGGCATGTAATACATAGAGACATAAAACCGTCCAACCTGCTTGTAAACCATGAAGGGCAGGTAAAGATTACTGATTTCGGTGTGAGTGCTTCACTAGCTAGCTCTATGGGTCTAAGAGACACATTTGTTGGTACTTACAATTACATGTCG CCGGAGCGAATTAGCGGGAGTACTTATGACTATAGCTGTGATATTTGGAGTTTAGGTTTGGTGGTACTGGAGTGTGCTATAGGGAGGTTTCCTTACATGCAATCTGAAGATCAACAAAGCTGGCCAAGCTTTTATGAGCTTTTGGAGGCAATTGTGGAAAGTCCACCACCTTCAGCTCCTCCGGATCAGTTCTCCCCCGAGTTCTGTTCTTTTGTGTCTGCCTG CATAcagaaggatcctcaacacagATCATCATGTTTGGACCTTTTG AGTCAC